The window ATGGCTTTGGCCTGATTATTTTGGCCTTTGTAATGGGAATCATTTACGACATTCTTTGCAGCAATAAGGAAGATGAACTCAATGTGGAGGATTCTGACAAATGATATATAATGCATCCCCGTTCGCTGTCGCAATATTTGTAGCTTTTGTACTTGGTGTACTCTGGCTGTCATCTTATTTTGCAAAAAAAACAACAACATCAGCAGGGTATTATGCTGCCGGCGGAGATATCCACTGGGCTGTAAACGGTATCGCATTCGCAGGCGATTATCTTTCAGCCGCGTCCTTCCTTGGCATATGCGGGATGATCGCATTCAGCGGATACGACGGATTTTTATATTCCATCGGTTATCTTGCCGGATGGGTGGTGGCGCTGTTTATTGTGGCCGAGCCGATGAAACGCCTTGGTAAATACACATTCACAGATGCCCTCAACAATAAATACAATTCCCGGGGTATTCACCTGACTGCGGCGATCAGTACGCTCATCGTCTCGTTATGCTATCTTGTGCCCCAGATGGTGGGTGCCGGAAGTCTTGTGACCCCACTGCTCGGCATGCCCCATTACGTAGGGGTTATCCTTGTGGGCGCCATCGTTATATTTATTGTGGCAACGGCAGGAATGGCATCGACCACTTATGTGCAATTCATAAAAGGCGGCCTTCTGATCATTGCCTCAAGTATTCTTTCCATTGCCATATTTGTGCATGGCATTAACCAGCAGCCTTCTGAAAGTTATCATAAATTTAAATCCATGAATGCCACGGTAACCAATGGAGAGGTTACGGCCATTGACAACCCTGAGTACCAGTTGGCCGGCACTCATAATGATGCCAAACATAACAGTTATGTAAAATTAAACAAAGAGGGTATAAGTTCATGGTGGCATTTGACGGAAAAAGATGGCAATGCCGTTCTTGAAGAGATGCTTTCAGTTGTACACAGCAAAGACGGCCAGGTGCTTTACAATGGGGAGCCCAAGGAAGCCCAGAAGTTCTTCCCGGTCGGCCACGCAAGCAAGATCATCGTTGATGGAAAAGAGGTTACGGAAACAGGAGCCCTTAGCCCGTTTCAATTTCTGGCAACAATAAATGACAGCACCATTGTCCGCTTCGAGAAGGGATCTTTCACTGCCAATGGCGATAAAGTACAGGTCTGGTATCAGAATCCCACAGCAGGTAAGGACATCATGACGCCCGGATTAAGATTCAAGGTGAAAAAAGGGGCAACCTTTATGTCCAAGCTGGATTTTGTCTCCCTGATGATCGCACTGTTCTTCGGGACTTCGGCACTGCCCCATATTCTGATCCGGTATTATACGGTACCCAGCCCCAAGGCCGCGCGTAAGTCAACAATCCTTGCCATCACAGCCATCGGTTTCTTTTATGTCCTGACCCTTTTTA is drawn from uncultured Desulfobacter sp. and contains these coding sequences:
- a CDS encoding cation acetate symporter, whose protein sequence is MIYNASPFAVAIFVAFVLGVLWLSSYFAKKTTTSAGYYAAGGDIHWAVNGIAFAGDYLSAASFLGICGMIAFSGYDGFLYSIGYLAGWVVALFIVAEPMKRLGKYTFTDALNNKYNSRGIHLTAAISTLIVSLCYLVPQMVGAGSLVTPLLGMPHYVGVILVGAIVIFIVATAGMASTTYVQFIKGGLLIIASSILSIAIFVHGINQQPSESYHKFKSMNATVTNGEVTAIDNPEYQLAGTHNDAKHNSYVKLNKEGISSWWHLTEKDGNAVLEEMLSVVHSKDGQVLYNGEPKEAQKFFPVGHASKIIVDGKEVTETGALSPFQFLATINDSTIVRFEKGSFTANGDKVQVWYQNPTAGKDIMTPGLRFKVKKGATFMSKLDFVSLMIALFFGTSALPHILIRYYTVPSPKAARKSTILAITAIGFFYVLTLFMGLGAMVTGVLDLQSSNMSGPLLAKFFGVALFSVISAIAFATVLGTVSGLIVAASGAVAHDLISNYFGVPLTDKGQVKAGKISAVVVGVFAILLGIAFKGINVSFLVGLAFAVAASANLPAIIMMLFWKGTTAKGISASIVVGIISALTIILLSPKTFEVYGLPASSAPISMNNPGIISIPLSFLTLVVVSLMTKKDEVGREKQIA